The Malaclemys terrapin pileata isolate rMalTer1 chromosome 24, rMalTer1.hap1, whole genome shotgun sequence genome contains a region encoding:
- the CTXN1 gene encoding cortexin-1, whose protein sequence is MNDASTMDYELLSPSLVEPPATGLGMDAEQKTVFAFVIFLLVFLVMLMVRCFRILLDPYSRMPASSWTDHKEGLERGQFDYALV, encoded by the coding sequence ATGAATGATGCGTCAACAATGGATTATGAACTGCTGTCCCCCTCCCTGGTGGAGCCCCCTGCCACCGGCCTGGGCATGGATGCCGAGCAGAAGACGGTCTTCGCCTTCGTCATCTTCCTCCTGGTCTTCTTGGTGATGCTCATGGTGCGCTGCTTCCGCATCCTGCTAGACCCCTACAGCCGCATGCCCGCCTCCTCCTGGACTGACcacaaggaggggctggagaggggccagTTCGACTACGCGCTGGTGTAG